The Halorhabdus sp. BNX81 genome includes a region encoding these proteins:
- a CDS encoding DUF2892 domain-containing protein — protein sequence MGTMEPNVGSLDRSVRIAIGIVLGIVGAAVFAGPLSSLGTIVGAIALVAGAVMLGTGLTRQCMLYRPLGIDTCER from the coding sequence ATGGGTACAATGGAACCAAACGTCGGCTCACTGGATCGAAGCGTCCGCATTGCGATCGGTATCGTCCTCGGGATCGTCGGGGCTGCCGTCTTCGCCGGCCCGCTGTCCAGTCTGGGAACGATCGTCGGCGCGATCGCGCTGGTCGCCGGGGCAGTCATGCTCGGGACGGGGCTGACCCGCCAGTGTATGCTCTATCGGCCGCTTGGCATCGACACCTGCGAACGATAG
- the tsaA gene encoding tRNA (N6-threonylcarbamoyladenosine(37)-N6)-methyltransferase TrmO produces MSDESITYEPIGTIHSPFESAVDMPIQPAGSDARGTVELEERYVEGLADLGGFSHCILLYHFHESPADAPLSVEPFLDDRPRGLFATRAPRRPNNVGLSVVRIEAVDGPTIDVSGIDVVDGTPLLDVKPLVGRFDVPDSVEDGWIAASDDAVEQRRADDRFR; encoded by the coding sequence ATGTCCGACGAATCCATCACCTACGAACCGATCGGCACGATCCACTCGCCGTTCGAGTCGGCGGTCGATATGCCGATCCAGCCGGCCGGGTCCGATGCCCGGGGGACCGTCGAACTCGAAGAAAGGTACGTCGAGGGCCTGGCCGACCTCGGGGGCTTTTCGCACTGCATCCTCCTCTATCACTTCCACGAATCGCCCGCGGACGCGCCCCTTTCCGTCGAGCCGTTCCTCGACGACCGGCCGCGGGGCCTCTTCGCCACGCGCGCCCCGCGGCGACCCAACAACGTGGGCCTCTCGGTCGTTCGGATCGAGGCCGTCGACGGCCCCACCATCGACGTCTCGGGCATCGACGTGGTCGACGGGACCCCGCTGCTCGACGTGAAACCGCTGGTCGGCCGCTTCGACGTGCCCGACAGCGTCGAGGACGGCTGGATCGCTGCGAGCGACGACGCGGTCGAGCAGCGCCGGGCGGACGACCGCTTTCGGTGA
- a CDS encoding ABC transporter ATP-binding protein encodes MTLRVCDLRVDYPATAVGPLSLTVPPGVTAVLGPSGTGKSTLLSAIAGFEEHGGTVILDGERLDGRPPEDRAVGMVFQDGALFPHLSVRENLAFGSNDGDDIETAASRLEIDHLLDRAPETLSGGERQRVALARTLVADPDALLLDEPLSSLDAPIRRRLRVVLREVLADLAVPVLYVTHDRQEATIVGDRLAVLVEGAIVQTGPVETVVESPKTPQAAQFVGYETLIDGTVVERGDGRAVVDVGPTTVRVPDDVGVDEVTIAVRPADATLAPSNPATALDCRVVSITAQHGDALVDCAWPGGDPIRARVDRAAVADLSAGDRCRVGIDPEASRLLPQEG; translated from the coding sequence ATGACCCTACGCGTGTGCGATCTCCGGGTCGATTACCCGGCGACGGCCGTCGGCCCACTCTCGTTGACGGTCCCGCCCGGCGTGACCGCCGTGCTTGGTCCCTCGGGGACCGGGAAATCGACGCTGTTGTCGGCGATCGCTGGCTTCGAGGAGCACGGCGGGACGGTTATCCTCGACGGCGAGCGGCTGGACGGCCGCCCGCCGGAGGACCGAGCGGTCGGGATGGTCTTCCAGGACGGGGCGCTGTTCCCGCATCTGTCCGTCCGTGAGAACCTGGCTTTCGGTTCGAACGACGGGGACGACATCGAGACGGCGGCCAGCCGACTCGAAATCGACCACCTGCTCGACCGAGCTCCCGAGACGCTCTCGGGCGGGGAACGACAACGCGTCGCACTCGCCCGCACGCTCGTGGCCGATCCCGACGCGCTCCTGCTGGACGAACCGCTGTCGAGCCTCGATGCCCCCATTCGCCGGCGGCTACGCGTCGTGTTGCGCGAGGTGCTGGCCGATCTGGCGGTGCCCGTGCTCTACGTCACCCACGACAGACAGGAGGCGACGATCGTCGGCGACCGGCTGGCGGTACTGGTCGAGGGCGCGATCGTCCAGACCGGCCCGGTCGAAACAGTCGTCGAGTCGCCAAAGACACCACAGGCGGCCCAGTTTGTCGGCTACGAGACACTCATCGACGGGACCGTCGTCGAGCGGGGCGATGGCCGGGCAGTCGTCGATGTCGGCCCGACGACAGTTCGGGTTCCCGACGATGTCGGGGTCGACGAGGTGACGATAGCGGTCCGGCCCGCCGACGCGACGCTCGCGCCGTCGAATCCAGCAACGGCACTCGACTGCCGGGTCGTCTCGATCACCGCCCAGCACGGCGACGCGCTGGTCGATTGCGCCTGGCCCGGCGGCGATCCGATCCGGGCCCGGGTCGATCGGGCGGCAGTCGCGGACCTGTCGGCGGGCGATCGCTGCCGCGTCGGGATCGATCCCGAGGCGAGTCGGCTCCTCCCACAGGAGGGGTGA
- a CDS encoding 2-isopropylmalate synthase, which translates to MNANTSPYNPDIDGEPTLYDTTLRDGEQTPGVTFDAEETFEIATRLDRAGVPEIELGFPAISPAEREAVAEIASAGLDAETLALARTDPDDIDAAADCGVDRVTIVAPASDGHLDAKTGWDVGGLLDRVGSMVRHALARDIAVTVSAEDATRTPIDRLRELARTAERAGASRVHLPDTTGGASPTAIARLVGAVDESLADDTEVGVHCHDDCGLAVANTLAGLAAGADVGAVTVTGIGERAGNAPLGAVVVALEAIHGVETGIDTTGLSTLARTVAERSGLEIPATQPVVGEHSFTHESGIHVDALLEDPATYEGLDPSAVGQSRRIALGKHSGSTARALADRADGAGPAREDDHR; encoded by the coding sequence ATGAACGCAAACACGAGTCCGTACAATCCGGACATCGACGGCGAGCCGACGCTGTACGACACCACGCTCCGGGACGGCGAGCAGACCCCGGGCGTCACGTTCGACGCGGAGGAGACGTTCGAGATCGCAACCCGGCTCGACCGCGCGGGCGTCCCGGAGATCGAGCTGGGATTCCCTGCGATCTCGCCGGCCGAACGCGAGGCCGTCGCCGAGATCGCGTCCGCGGGCCTGGACGCCGAGACGCTGGCGCTGGCCCGCACTGATCCGGACGACATCGACGCGGCGGCTGACTGCGGCGTCGACCGCGTGACGATCGTCGCGCCGGCCAGCGACGGCCACCTCGACGCCAAGACCGGCTGGGACGTGGGCGGCCTGCTGGATCGTGTCGGGTCGATGGTCAGACACGCGCTCGCCCGCGATATCGCGGTGACAGTCTCGGCGGAGGACGCGACCCGGACGCCGATCGATCGCTTGCGCGAACTCGCCCGGACAGCCGAGCGGGCCGGTGCCTCGCGGGTTCATCTGCCGGACACGACCGGCGGTGCGAGTCCGACCGCGATCGCTCGGCTGGTCGGGGCGGTCGATGAGTCACTCGCCGATGACACCGAGGTCGGCGTCCACTGTCACGACGACTGCGGGCTCGCCGTCGCCAACACGCTGGCGGGCCTGGCCGCCGGGGCCGACGTCGGTGCCGTGACCGTCACCGGCATCGGCGAGCGTGCCGGGAACGCACCCCTGGGTGCGGTTGTCGTGGCGCTGGAGGCGATCCACGGCGTCGAGACCGGGATCGACACCACGGGGCTGTCGACCCTCGCGCGGACGGTCGCCGAACGGAGCGGCCTCGAAATCCCGGCCACCCAGCCCGTCGTCGGCGAGCACTCCTTCACCCACGAGTCCGGCATCCACGTCGACGCCCTGCTGGAGGACCCGGCGACCTACGAGGGGCTGGACCCCTCGGCCGTCGGCCAGTCCCGCCGGATCGCGCTGGGCAAGCACTCCGGGAGTACCGCGCGGGCGCTGGCCGACCGGGCCGACGGTGCCGGCCCTGCCCGCGAGGACGACCACCGCTGA
- a CDS encoding type 1 glutamine amidotransferase, translated as MHVQYLQHVPHEGPGRIAEWARDRGHTIEGAHLYDGDSLPEPAEFDWLVVMGGPMSVHDTEAHPWLAKEKRLIAEAIAAGKTVLGICLGGQLLAQVLGAEVREHDRREIGWYPIEATDRARDWPPTADLPDRFPVFHWHGDTFAIPDEADRLYGSEACVNQAFVSEDRVVGFQCHPEATAESIAALIEATEVDPGPSVQDPETLLPAADRLEDLRSYCYTLLDGLAEQCSSPPGSATNPGSDREIDGPGR; from the coding sequence ATGCACGTTCAGTACCTCCAGCACGTTCCACACGAGGGCCCCGGTCGAATTGCCGAATGGGCCCGCGACCGTGGCCACACGATCGAGGGGGCCCACCTCTACGACGGCGATTCGCTGCCCGAACCTGCCGAGTTCGACTGGCTGGTCGTCATGGGCGGGCCGATGAGCGTCCACGACACCGAGGCCCATCCCTGGCTCGCCAAGGAGAAACGGCTGATCGCCGAGGCGATCGCGGCCGGCAAGACCGTCCTCGGGATCTGTCTCGGTGGGCAGTTGCTCGCGCAGGTCCTGGGGGCCGAGGTTCGCGAGCACGACCGCCGCGAGATCGGCTGGTACCCGATCGAGGCGACCGATCGCGCCCGCGATTGGCCGCCGACGGCGGATTTGCCCGATCGGTTCCCCGTGTTCCACTGGCACGGCGACACCTTCGCGATCCCGGACGAGGCCGATCGACTCTACGGCAGCGAGGCCTGCGTGAATCAGGCGTTCGTCTCCGAAGATCGGGTCGTCGGGTTCCAGTGTCACCCGGAGGCGACTGCCGAAAGCATCGCGGCGCTGATCGAAGCGACCGAGGTCGACCCGGGACCGTCCGTCCAGGATCCGGAAACCCTACTCCCGGCGGCCGACCGGCTCGAAGACCTGCGCTCGTATTGCTACACTCTGCTGGACGGACTGGCCGAACAATGCTCGTCACCGCCCGGTTCCGCGACTAACCCGGGGTCGGACCGGGAGATTGACGGGCCCGGGCGGTGA
- a CDS encoding TOBE domain-containing protein: protein MGRPFEGWDMDAGFEAHLRIDGVAFDRADAALLRAIDEQGSLNAAADALGRSYSRSHARLTDLESAVGRLVERRRGGSGGGGSRLTEDARELLARFERLEAVLDDSARTEEVAIDGRVLDREGELATVETDAGTVRALLAEDCEAVQVLFRADAITLHRPDTAPPAADTSARNRFHGTVAAIDYGEAIAHVTVEVASDIRLRVTVTRTSVANLELSPGVAVVAAFKAAATRAVPR, encoded by the coding sequence ATGGGCCGTCCATTTGAAGGGTGGGACATGGATGCGGGCTTCGAGGCCCATCTCCGGATCGACGGCGTCGCCTTCGACAGGGCGGACGCCGCGCTCCTCCGGGCGATCGACGAGCAGGGGTCGCTGAACGCCGCCGCCGACGCGCTGGGCCGATCGTACTCGCGGTCCCACGCCCGCCTGACGGATCTGGAGTCGGCCGTCGGGCGACTCGTCGAGCGCCGGCGCGGCGGTTCGGGAGGGGGTGGCAGCCGGCTGACCGAGGACGCCCGGGAGCTGCTTGCTCGCTTCGAGCGCCTGGAGGCCGTCCTCGACGACTCGGCCCGGACCGAGGAGGTGGCCATCGACGGTCGCGTCCTCGACCGCGAGGGGGAACTCGCCACCGTCGAAACCGACGCGGGGACCGTCCGCGCGCTGCTGGCCGAGGACTGCGAGGCCGTCCAGGTCCTCTTTCGCGCGGACGCGATCACGCTTCACCGCCCGGATACGGCACCGCCGGCCGCCGACACCAGCGCCCGCAACCGGTTTCACGGCACTGTCGCGGCGATCGACTACGGTGAAGCCATCGCCCACGTCACCGTCGAGGTCGCGTCGGATATTCGCCTGCGCGTGACCGTCACCCGGACGAGCGTCGCGAACCTGGAGCTTTCACCCGGTGTCGCGGTCGTCGCGGCGTTCAAGGCAGCGGCGACGCGGGCCGTACCGCGGTGA
- a CDS encoding helix-hairpin-helix domain-containing protein has protein sequence MDLTAIPGVGEKTAASLAELDDPAAAIENGDVAAVARAPGISQGRAARIVRAAIRERHGDAGEFLATARARELYQSVLDLLEARTVTDYAAARLETLYPSASDSRIAEVRALSERAMERDPDEAVLGVLDDVEPLERPGDVRVRDRCLATTDGETYAQAREAIPELSVEVVEDSRDLAELARGYATVVALDDSFAGVDVEGDVRVEPDALDDPASVVPERPIAFFAHNRDRILAAIAVHRTVALDASCDLDTLEAALDRLDAEGMPTGDDELRRLQTAVDDLDAAVSEAESVANDRLREAIEAQDVTIEGADLLSLVERGAGVDEVLSRELADEYDDAVEAAREHVIDTLDLRDVADIAKRAFPDEPTFPVEREESVVSRLREELTTARDRRAERLKRELADDLASMREPAEALVDAALELDVELAIARLAADFDASMPDIGGDGITIEGGRSPLLDVDFEDVEPVDYAVDGVRLLSGVNSGGKTSTLDLLALIVILAHMGLPVPAERARVGRIDALHYHAKTQGTLDAGAFESTLRSFGELVTDAASEGETLVLVDELESITEPGASAKIMAGILEALAERDQTAVFVSHLAREIRETADQDIGVDGIQALGLVDGELQVDRTPRKDTLARSTPELIVEKLAEDGGDGTGVAEFYGDLLAKFE, from the coding sequence ATGGACCTGACGGCGATCCCCGGCGTCGGCGAGAAGACCGCCGCATCGCTTGCCGAACTCGACGATCCAGCGGCGGCGATCGAGAACGGCGACGTCGCGGCCGTCGCGCGGGCACCCGGCATCAGTCAGGGTCGTGCCGCCCGGATCGTCCGCGCGGCGATCCGCGAGCGCCACGGCGACGCGGGCGAGTTCCTGGCGACGGCGCGCGCCCGGGAACTATACCAGTCTGTGCTGGACTTGCTCGAAGCCCGCACAGTGACCGACTACGCGGCTGCACGGCTCGAAACGCTGTATCCAAGCGCCAGCGACTCACGTATCGCGGAAGTCCGCGCCCTGAGCGAACGTGCGATGGAGCGCGATCCCGACGAAGCCGTCCTCGGGGTACTCGACGACGTCGAACCGCTCGAAAGACCGGGCGACGTCCGAGTTCGTGATCGATGTCTCGCGACGACAGACGGCGAGACCTACGCGCAAGCCCGCGAGGCGATCCCGGAGTTGAGCGTCGAAGTCGTCGAGGATAGCCGTGATCTGGCGGAACTCGCCCGCGGCTATGCGACAGTCGTAGCGCTCGACGATTCCTTCGCCGGTGTTGACGTCGAGGGAGACGTCCGCGTCGAACCGGATGCACTCGACGATCCGGCGTCAGTCGTGCCCGAGCGTCCGATCGCCTTTTTCGCACACAACCGCGACCGCATCCTCGCTGCGATCGCCGTCCACCGGACGGTTGCTCTCGACGCATCTTGTGACCTCGACACGCTCGAAGCCGCGCTGGATCGACTCGATGCGGAAGGGATGCCGACTGGCGACGACGAACTCCGGCGGCTTCAGACGGCTGTCGACGACCTCGACGCCGCCGTGAGCGAGGCCGAATCGGTCGCCAACGACCGCCTCCGGGAAGCGATCGAAGCGCAGGACGTCACCATCGAGGGGGCGGACCTGCTCTCGCTGGTCGAGCGCGGTGCGGGCGTCGACGAGGTGCTTTCGAGGGAACTGGCCGACGAATACGACGACGCCGTCGAAGCGGCCCGCGAGCACGTGATCGACACACTGGATCTGCGGGACGTCGCTGACATTGCGAAGCGGGCGTTCCCGGACGAACCCACGTTTCCGGTCGAGCGTGAGGAAAGCGTCGTCTCCCGGCTCCGGGAGGAGCTCACGACCGCCCGCGATCGGCGGGCCGAGCGGCTCAAGCGGGAACTGGCCGACGACCTGGCGTCGATGCGCGAACCAGCCGAAGCGCTCGTCGACGCCGCACTCGAACTCGACGTCGAACTCGCCATCGCCCGCTTGGCTGCCGATTTCGACGCCTCAATGCCCGACATCGGTGGCGATGGAATCACGATCGAGGGCGGGCGATCGCCGCTACTCGACGTGGACTTCGAGGACGTGGAACCGGTCGATTACGCGGTCGACGGCGTTCGCCTCCTCTCGGGGGTCAACAGCGGCGGGAAGACCTCGACGCTTGACCTGCTCGCCCTGATCGTGATCCTCGCGCACATGGGGCTGCCGGTGCCCGCCGAACGGGCCCGCGTCGGGCGGATCGACGCCCTCCACTACCACGCCAAGACCCAGGGGACGCTCGACGCCGGGGCCTTCGAGAGCACGTTGCGCTCCTTCGGCGAACTGGTCACCGACGCCGCAAGCGAGGGGGAGACGCTCGTGCTGGTCGACGAACTGGAGAGCATCACCGAACCTGGCGCGAGCGCGAAGATCATGGCCGGCATCCTCGAGGCGCTGGCCGAGCGCGACCAGACGGCCGTGTTCGTCTCCCACCTCGCCCGGGAGATCCGCGAGACGGCCGATCAGGACATCGGCGTCGACGGCATCCAGGCGCTGGGACTGGTAGACGGCGAGTTACAGGTCGATCGGACGCCCCGGAAGGACACGCTGGCGCGTTCGACGCCGGAACTCATCGTCGAGAAACTCGCGGAGGATGGTGGGGACGGCACTGGCGTGGCGGAGTTTTATGGCGACCTGCTGGCGAAGTTTGAGTAA
- a CDS encoding universal stress protein has protein sequence MYTVLMPVDSSRARGTAQAETVKALPDAAESVDVTVLYVFADEADADGQTVADVPGGEAAIERLEGTDVEYEVESRIGDPASEILNVAEELPADQLVLGGRKRSPFGSLLYGSVTQAVVLDADLPVTITGRSK, from the coding sequence ATGTACACGGTACTGATGCCGGTCGACAGTAGTCGCGCCCGTGGAACAGCCCAGGCCGAGACCGTCAAGGCCCTGCCTGATGCCGCCGAATCCGTCGACGTGACGGTGCTGTACGTCTTCGCCGACGAGGCCGACGCCGATGGGCAGACGGTGGCGGACGTCCCCGGCGGCGAGGCGGCGATCGAGCGTCTCGAAGGGACCGACGTCGAATACGAGGTCGAGTCCCGGATCGGCGATCCCGCCTCGGAGATCCTGAACGTGGCCGAGGAACTCCCCGCTGACCAACTCGTCCTGGGCGGTCGCAAGCGCTCGCCGTTCGGCTCGCTTTTGTACGGCAGCGTCACCCAGGCGGTCGTGCTCGACGCCGACTTGCCGGTGACGATCACCGGCCGCTCGAAGTAG
- a CDS encoding ABC transporter permease yields the protein MALFGAVLLAVLAVPFVGFFAFVGVPAPAAFTDPDVLSAIRVSLLTAPVSTAIATVFGVPLAYVLAREQFPGKRIVEALVVLPLVTPPVVGGTMLLSAVGRFTPLGRATAAVGLDITGGYAGVILAQTFVAAPFLIVTARSGFGAVDEDLERAARNLGKGPLATVREVSLPLARGSILAGIVLTFARALGEFGATMMVAYQPHTLPTQIWVTYISGGVEATAPLVIALLAAGLAVVATLQYVGASIGVDR from the coding sequence CTGGCGCTGTTCGGTGCCGTCCTCCTCGCGGTGCTGGCGGTCCCGTTCGTCGGGTTCTTCGCCTTCGTGGGCGTCCCGGCCCCGGCGGCGTTCACGGACCCAGACGTCCTCTCGGCGATCCGGGTCTCGCTGCTGACGGCCCCTGTCTCGACGGCCATCGCGACGGTGTTCGGCGTCCCGCTGGCGTACGTCCTCGCCCGCGAGCAGTTCCCCGGCAAGCGGATCGTCGAGGCGCTGGTCGTGTTGCCGCTGGTCACGCCGCCAGTCGTTGGCGGGACGATGCTGCTGTCGGCCGTCGGCCGGTTCACGCCGCTTGGGCGGGCGACCGCCGCAGTCGGTCTCGACATCACGGGCGGGTACGCGGGCGTGATCCTGGCCCAGACGTTCGTCGCCGCGCCGTTCCTGATCGTGACCGCGCGCTCGGGCTTTGGGGCCGTCGACGAGGACCTCGAACGGGCCGCGCGCAACCTCGGCAAGGGGCCGCTGGCGACCGTCCGGGAGGTGTCGTTACCGCTCGCTCGCGGGAGTATCCTCGCCGGGATCGTCCTCACTTTCGCCCGGGCGCTGGGGGAGTTCGGCGCGACGATGATGGTCGCCTACCAGCCACACACACTGCCGACCCAGATCTGGGTGACGTACATTTCGGGCGGCGTCGAGGCGACAGCCCCACTGGTGATCGCACTGCTGGCTGCTGGGCTGGCGGTCGTCGCCACCCTGCAGTACGTCGGCGCGTCGATCGGGGTCGATCGATGA
- a CDS encoding extracellular solute-binding protein, producing the protein MKQRAKGADGTRTSGKSVPSAVAGTHTRRGILTGVAGLATGLLAGCLGGERTASVLAAGSLASAFGETVGPAFKRERGYAFEGEYRGSNAVMRMVADGQRNPDAVVSADAGLLRERLRPETADWDVVFATNAVVIAYNPSTPTGSRLADGEPWPTVLADADAEIGRTDPDLDPLGYRAVQLFDLAARYYDRPELADRLRANTTVDPQEAHLLAAVETGDRAAAVAYRNMAVDRDLPFRDLPPELNFADPALADHYATATYTTEEGREIRGRPIRYNATVPAGAPRPEAGRAFVGFLARRPDLLERAGLVVPAALPRAKGDPPGGVVP; encoded by the coding sequence ATGAAACAACGCGCGAAGGGGGCCGACGGGACCCGGACCAGTGGGAAATCTGTCCCCAGTGCCGTCGCCGGAACACACACGCGTCGGGGCATCCTGACCGGCGTGGCCGGGCTCGCGACGGGTTTGCTGGCCGGCTGTCTGGGGGGCGAGCGGACGGCATCGGTCCTGGCGGCCGGCAGTCTCGCGTCGGCCTTCGGTGAGACGGTCGGGCCGGCTTTCAAGCGGGAGCGGGGGTACGCCTTCGAGGGGGAGTACCGTGGTTCGAACGCCGTCATGCGGATGGTGGCCGACGGCCAGCGCAATCCCGACGCGGTCGTCAGCGCCGACGCGGGGTTGCTCCGGGAGCGTCTCCGGCCGGAGACGGCCGACTGGGACGTCGTTTTCGCGACCAACGCAGTGGTCATCGCCTACAACCCATCCACGCCGACCGGGTCCCGCCTGGCCGACGGCGAGCCCTGGCCGACCGTCCTGGCCGACGCCGACGCCGAAATCGGCCGGACGGACCCGGACCTCGACCCGCTTGGGTATCGGGCTGTCCAGCTGTTCGACCTCGCGGCGCGGTACTACGATCGCCCGGAATTGGCCGATCGACTGCGCGCGAACACGACGGTCGACCCCCAGGAGGCTCACCTGCTGGCGGCCGTCGAAACCGGCGACCGGGCGGCCGCCGTCGCCTACCGGAACATGGCTGTCGACCGCGACCTCCCGTTTCGCGACCTGCCGCCGGAGTTGAACTTCGCGGACCCCGCGCTCGCCGACCACTACGCCACCGCCACGTACACGACCGAGGAGGGCCGGGAGATCCGGGGGCGGCCGATCCGGTATAATGCGACTGTGCCCGCCGGCGCGCCCCGGCCCGAGGCCGGACGGGCGTTCGTCGGCTTCCTGGCGCGACGGCCCGACCTATTGGAACGGGCTGGCCTGGTCGTGCCGGCAGCGCTCCCACGGGCGAAGGGGGACCCACCCGGGGGTGTCGTGCCGTGA
- a CDS encoding PAS domain S-box protein produces the protein METGDAIARKAFEKAATIMVVLDADGVIQRINDRGCQVLGYDRSALLGADWFETVVPAGSDVDLDALLGAVQGNESVDIHENTVRTDDGEIRCIKWHVTGLRDDAGNVTELLVSGSDITEREETERRLRRYEQTVESSTNQLAVVDREYTYELANRNYRRFHGLGEEIPAELTIADVYGTETFEAIKPAVDRALAGESLAYETTRPGPDGDDRTFDVRYFPLVANDDTVEGAVAALREVTEQRARERERRETRDTFEGLFHGINDAVFVHDFDGQFLAVNETARERLGYDEGELLGMTPQDIDASEHADSIDERIETILEEGELTFEAVHITKAGEQIPVEITSSLVTYFGEEAILSVARDITDRKERERQLEREVDRLAEFAGVISHDLRNPLNVAQSRITLAAEECDEDHEHIAPVVNALDRMETIIEDTLMLARQGETVGETEPVAIADVVGQCWDAVETADGTLELATEFTVRADRDRLQHVFENLFRNAVEHASRSPHSSSTPRDAIEHGGDDVTIRVGRIGDDGFYVEDDGPGIPAADYETVFEPGFSIQDEGTGFGLTIVRQIAEAHGWTVDVTDGAAGGARFEFTGVDIVE, from the coding sequence ATGGAAACGGGTGACGCGATCGCTCGAAAAGCCTTCGAGAAGGCGGCCACCATCATGGTCGTCCTCGACGCTGACGGGGTCATCCAGCGCATCAACGACCGTGGGTGTCAGGTACTCGGATACGATCGGTCGGCCCTGCTTGGAGCAGACTGGTTCGAGACAGTCGTCCCTGCGGGTAGTGATGTCGATCTGGACGCTTTGCTTGGGGCCGTTCAGGGAAACGAGTCTGTCGACATCCACGAGAATACGGTCCGGACCGACGACGGCGAGATTCGATGCATCAAGTGGCACGTCACTGGCCTTCGGGACGACGCGGGGAACGTCACGGAACTGCTCGTCTCGGGATCGGACATCACCGAGCGCGAGGAGACCGAACGCCGGCTCCGCCGGTACGAACAGACCGTCGAGAGTTCGACCAATCAACTCGCAGTCGTCGACCGGGAGTACACCTACGAGTTGGCCAACCGAAACTACCGGCGATTCCACGGCCTGGGCGAGGAGATCCCGGCTGAACTGACGATCGCCGACGTCTACGGGACCGAAACCTTCGAAGCGATCAAGCCCGCCGTCGACCGGGCGCTGGCCGGCGAATCGCTGGCCTACGAGACCACGCGTCCCGGCCCGGACGGCGACGATCGCACGTTCGACGTCCGGTACTTCCCGCTCGTGGCTAACGACGACACGGTGGAGGGTGCCGTCGCCGCGTTGCGGGAGGTCACCGAACAGCGGGCACGCGAGCGCGAGCGTCGGGAAACCAGAGACACTTTCGAGGGCCTGTTCCACGGGATCAACGACGCCGTTTTCGTTCACGATTTCGACGGTCAGTTTCTCGCCGTCAACGAGACAGCCCGTGAGCGGCTCGGATACGACGAGGGTGAACTCCTCGGGATGACGCCCCAGGATATCGACGCCAGCGAACACGCGGACTCGATCGACGAGCGGATCGAAACGATCCTCGAAGAGGGGGAGCTGACCTTCGAGGCCGTCCACATCACGAAGGCCGGCGAGCAAATCCCTGTCGAGATCACGTCGAGTCTGGTGACGTACTTCGGCGAGGAGGCGATTTTGAGTGTTGCCCGGGACATCACCGACCGCAAGGAGCGAGAACGACAGCTCGAGCGAGAGGTCGATCGGCTCGCGGAGTTCGCCGGTGTCATCTCTCACGACCTCCGAAATCCGCTGAACGTCGCCCAGAGCCGGATCACGCTCGCGGCTGAGGAGTGTGACGAAGACCACGAGCACATCGCCCCTGTTGTCAACGCATTGGATCGCATGGAGACCATCATCGAGGACACGCTCATGCTTGCCCGGCAAGGCGAGACCGTCGGCGAGACCGAACCGGTCGCCATCGCGGACGTCGTCGGGCAATGCTGGGACGCGGTGGAGACTGCAGACGGGACACTCGAACTCGCGACGGAGTTCACGGTTCGTGCCGATCGTGATCGCCTCCAGCACGTTTTCGAGAACCTCTTCCGGAATGCCGTGGAACATGCTTCCAGGAGCCCTCACTCGTCTTCGACTCCCAGGGATGCGATCGAGCACGGTGGCGATGACGTGACGATCCGTGTCGGTCGGATCGGGGACGACGGCTTCTACGTCGAAGACGACGGCCCCGGAATTCCCGCGGCCGATTACGAGACTGTTTTCGAGCCTGGGTTCTCGATCCAGGACGAGGGAACGGGCTTTGGATTGACCATCGTCCGTCAGATCGCCGAGGCCCATGGGTGGACCGTTGACGTGACTGACGGGGCGGCCGGTGGCGCGCGCTTCGAGTTCACTGGTGTCGACATTGTCGAATGA